The following coding sequences are from one Shewanella violacea DSS12 window:
- a CDS encoding sensor histidine kinase, producing the protein MSVSPQLQLNSLNPGSPKWLDTAPAANMSNRMEHILQAMPSGIIIINGDGLVTEANPVAVELLGLPLEGLKWLQIINRAFSPQDDDGHEVSLKNGRRVKLAITPLTPEPGQLIVITDLTETRLLQKNISHLQRLSALGKMVATLAHQVRTPLTAALLYASNLASPKISAQSRARFQTKLVDRLNELEHQVNDMLLMAKGRGQDQGEAQRVTNILDNVMANCEPIAEQHLCKLVRVDDSMSDFLANSGALSSAINNLVINSIEAGATLVELRGSETESQIQIHITDNGKGLDKEMQQKVLEPFFTTKPQGTGLGLAVVQSVVANHGGKIQLRCEKGKGCKASLYFPKLKNSPVQPGTTISMTNSVSAAEG; encoded by the coding sequence ATGTCCGTAAGTCCTCAATTACAACTTAATAGTTTGAATCCAGGTTCGCCTAAATGGCTGGATACAGCGCCAGCTGCCAATATGTCGAATCGTATGGAGCATATTCTGCAGGCGATGCCATCGGGGATAATCATCATCAATGGAGATGGCCTGGTTACCGAAGCGAATCCGGTAGCAGTAGAGCTGTTAGGTTTACCCTTAGAGGGGCTTAAATGGCTGCAGATAATCAATCGTGCTTTCTCGCCTCAAGATGATGATGGTCACGAAGTCTCGCTTAAGAATGGTCGCCGGGTAAAGTTGGCCATTACTCCTCTAACCCCAGAGCCTGGTCAGTTAATTGTGATCACTGATCTTACCGAAACTCGTTTGCTGCAGAAAAATATATCACATCTACAGCGCTTGTCGGCGTTGGGGAAAATGGTTGCAACACTGGCACATCAAGTGAGAACTCCGTTAACCGCTGCACTACTCTATGCTTCGAATTTGGCGAGCCCGAAAATATCGGCGCAATCGAGAGCTCGCTTTCAAACTAAGCTAGTGGATAGGCTCAATGAGTTAGAACATCAGGTCAATGATATGTTGTTGATGGCTAAGGGCAGAGGGCAAGATCAAGGAGAGGCTCAGCGGGTTACAAATATTTTAGATAATGTGATGGCCAATTGTGAGCCCATTGCTGAGCAACACCTGTGTAAATTAGTCAGAGTTGATGATTCTATGAGTGATTTTCTGGCTAATTCTGGAGCCTTAAGTTCTGCGATTAATAATTTGGTGATCAATAGCATAGAAGCCGGTGCGACACTTGTGGAGCTAAGAGGGAGTGAAACTGAGAGTCAGATCCAGATACATATCACTGATAACGGCAAAGGTTTAGATAAAGAGATGCAACAGAAAGTACTCGAGCCTTTCTTTACCACTAAGCCTCAAGGTACAGGTCTTGGCCTTGCGGTAGTTCAATCTGTTGTAGCCAATCATGGTGGCAAAATTCAATTGCGTTGCGAAAAGGGCAAAGGGTGTAAGGCATCTTTATATTTTCCTAAATTAAAAAATTCGCCGGTGCAGCCTGGAACGACAATTTCTATGACTAATTCAGTATCCGCAGCGGAGGGATAA
- the fliG gene encoding flagellar motor switch protein FliG: MSNNSESDVKSGNVDELSGTEKTAILLLSLSEADAASILKHLEPKQVQKVGMAMAAMSDFGQEKVIGVHKLFLDEVQKYSSIGFNSEEFVRKALTAALGEDKAGNLIEQIIMGSGAKGLDSLKWMDPRQVATIIQNEHPQIQTIVLSYLEPDQAAEIFAQAPENTRLDLMMRIANLEEVQPAALQELNDIMEKQFAGQGGAQAAKMGGLKAAANIMNYLDTGVESQLMETMRESDEEMAQQIQDLMFVFENLSDVDDIGIQVLLREIQQDVLMKALKGADDALKDKILGNMSKRAAELLSDDLEAMGPIRISEVEVAQKEILSIARRLSDSGEIMLGGGGGEEFL; this comes from the coding sequence ATGAGCAATAATTCAGAGAGTGACGTCAAATCTGGCAATGTTGACGAGCTGAGCGGCACTGAGAAAACGGCAATATTACTTCTAAGCCTTAGTGAAGCGGATGCTGCGTCAATTTTAAAACATCTGGAGCCTAAGCAAGTTCAGAAGGTCGGCATGGCCATGGCTGCCATGAGTGATTTTGGTCAGGAGAAAGTCATAGGTGTCCATAAGCTGTTTCTTGACGAAGTTCAAAAGTACTCATCTATTGGCTTTAACAGTGAAGAGTTTGTTCGCAAGGCCTTAACGGCTGCCTTAGGTGAAGACAAGGCAGGTAATTTGATCGAACAGATCATCATGGGCAGTGGTGCTAAGGGGCTAGATTCCCTTAAATGGATGGATCCACGCCAAGTGGCGACCATAATACAAAATGAGCATCCGCAGATCCAAACTATTGTACTGTCCTATCTTGAGCCCGATCAGGCTGCAGAAATTTTTGCCCAAGCCCCAGAGAATACTCGCCTAGATCTTATGATGCGTATCGCCAATTTAGAAGAGGTTCAACCAGCAGCACTCCAGGAATTAAACGACATCATGGAGAAACAGTTCGCAGGACAAGGTGGTGCTCAGGCGGCTAAAATGGGTGGCTTGAAAGCGGCTGCTAACATAATGAACTACCTTGATACAGGTGTTGAGAGTCAGCTCATGGAGACCATGAGAGAGTCAGATGAAGAGATGGCACAACAGATACAAGATCTTATGTTTGTATTTGAAAACTTGAGTGATGTAGATGACATAGGCATTCAAGTACTGCTTCGCGAGATTCAGCAAGACGTGCTGATGAAGGCACTTAAGGGGGCCGATGATGCACTCAAAGATAAGATTTTGGGTAATATGTCTAAGCGCGCAGCTGAGTTGTTAAGTGATGACTTAGAAGCCATGGGACCCATTAGGATCAGCGAAGTCGAAGTGGCTCAAAAAGAGATCTTGTCTATTGCCAGGCGTTTAAGTGATAGCGGTGAGATAATGTTAGGCGGTGGCGGTGGTGAAGAGTTCTTATAA
- a CDS encoding flagellar hook-length control protein FliK has translation MQKMTNIPLGNKEHSSENLSVGGIKQGDKSRTQSSENNDFSVALEQASTQVNESNRAKNVNVEVTSVKESSATAIDIGKVESEASVDGEAIEVSHVLAQINWANELDASDSFNISGDILPSKDNEKTIEHSRLDDYLLSVSDEASKLALSVPGEIVSPEAVNAEEQSLEGSQATPVINLETLVIDSDAQAIDAYAQGIEADNQLNVPKTQLPLDKNLIDKLMQESGLSEVELTLLPPENLIQLIATVTNPDRPVDLVGAQSEESRESHNLGQTPPLSMSPLFEAQATDKTSEIKDAGKLAQSQQGVGLDVLTSMKSHTQQDKDKQFSHILGENSQVDEAAKQQGSTKLPVEANAKAEQLLKGAELSVQLNPLKANVELSSTQSDTTSTPGLDIKTLPGMQIGATPQSKPEVPQFQLVLRQNNDTQSQMQEMIQRFAPVMKQQLVTMVSQGIQHAEIRLDPPELGSLMVRIQVQGDQTQVQFHVVQHQTRDLVEQALPRLREMLAEQGLELTDSQVSQRDSGKDQGEAEHSGHSQEAYDPELDEISADESLLGSNQASSYRSGIDYYA, from the coding sequence ATGCAGAAAATGACGAATATACCCTTAGGGAATAAAGAACACTCTTCCGAAAACTTATCTGTTGGGGGGATAAAACAAGGTGATAAGAGTCGTACTCAATCATCTGAAAATAATGATTTTTCTGTGGCTTTAGAACAAGCTAGCACTCAAGTTAATGAGTCAAATCGTGCTAAAAATGTCAATGTTGAAGTTACGTCGGTTAAAGAAAGCTCTGCTACAGCTATCGATATCGGTAAAGTCGAGAGTGAGGCCAGTGTCGATGGAGAGGCTATTGAGGTTAGTCATGTCTTGGCCCAGATAAACTGGGCCAATGAGCTTGATGCCAGTGATAGCTTCAATATTAGCGGCGATATCTTGCCGTCAAAGGACAATGAAAAAACCATAGAGCATTCAAGATTAGATGATTACTTGCTAAGTGTGTCGGATGAGGCTAGTAAATTAGCGCTAAGTGTCCCAGGTGAAATAGTCTCGCCTGAGGCTGTTAATGCAGAAGAGCAGAGTCTGGAAGGATCACAGGCGACACCTGTTATCAATTTAGAGACTCTAGTGATTGACTCTGATGCTCAAGCTATTGATGCCTACGCACAAGGCATTGAAGCCGATAATCAGCTCAATGTTCCTAAGACCCAGTTACCTCTGGATAAAAACCTTATAGATAAGCTGATGCAAGAATCTGGTTTGTCTGAGGTTGAATTAACACTTTTACCACCTGAAAATCTCATTCAGCTTATCGCGACAGTGACAAATCCAGACCGCCCAGTAGATCTCGTTGGAGCGCAGAGCGAAGAGAGCCGTGAAAGCCACAATCTAGGTCAGACACCGCCGCTGAGCATGTCGCCATTGTTCGAAGCTCAAGCCACTGATAAGACATCTGAAATTAAGGATGCAGGTAAACTGGCTCAGTCCCAACAAGGTGTAGGGCTTGATGTGTTAACCTCCATGAAAAGTCATACACAGCAAGATAAAGATAAGCAGTTTAGTCACATTTTAGGTGAAAACTCTCAGGTGGATGAGGCAGCTAAACAACAAGGGAGCACTAAGCTGCCTGTTGAAGCGAACGCAAAAGCTGAGCAACTACTAAAAGGGGCTGAATTATCAGTCCAGCTTAATCCCTTGAAGGCCAATGTTGAGCTGTCATCGACTCAAAGTGACACGACATCCACCCCAGGCCTAGACATTAAAACCTTACCTGGGATGCAGATAGGCGCAACACCGCAGAGCAAACCTGAGGTTCCTCAGTTTCAGTTGGTATTAAGACAGAATAATGACACTCAGAGCCAGATGCAGGAGATGATCCAGCGTTTCGCTCCAGTGATGAAGCAGCAGCTTGTGACTATGGTGAGTCAAGGTATCCAACATGCAGAAATCAGATTGGACCCACCAGAGCTAGGGTCATTAATGGTTAGAATTCAGGTTCAGGGGGATCAGACTCAAGTGCAGTTTCATGTCGTCCAGCATCAGACCAGAGACTTAGTTGAGCAAGCATTACCCAGGTTGAGAGAGATGTTAGCCGAGCAGGGATTGGAACTCACAGATAGCCAAGTTTCTCAGCGTGACTCGGGAAAAGATCAAGGTGAAGCGGAGCATTCGGGCCACTCACAAGAGGCATATGATCCGGAACTGGATGAAATATCTGCAGATGAGTCACTTTTAGGCTCAAATCAGGCATCTAGTTATCGTTCTGGTATAGATTATTACGCATAA
- a CDS encoding sigma-54-dependent transcriptional regulator, whose protein sequence is MSEGKLLLVEDDHPLREALVDTLLLAQYECVDVCSAEDAIIKLKAESFDLVISDVQMQGIGGIGLLNYLKQNQAQLPVLLMTAYATIDNAVNAIKLGAVDYLAKPFAPEVLLNQVSRYLKPKLVQNMPIVADEKSLALLNLAKKVASSDASVMIMGPSGSGKEVLARYIHQHSARENGPFIAINCAAIPENMLEATLFGYEKGAFTGAYQACPGKFEQAQGGTILLDEITELDLSLQAKLLRVLQEREVERLGGRKSIKLDIRILATSNRDLKAVVASGEFREDLYYRINVFPLVWPSLSQRPADILPLARHLLARHGAQSGLIPIPTLDETACRRLLTHRWPGNVRELDNVIQRALILTCGAQITGSDIVLDTQEALISHEPVEQQLQSVNKPAELDALGDELKAQEHVIILETLNMCQGSRKLVAEKLGISARTLRYKMAKMRDMGIEIPA, encoded by the coding sequence ATGTCTGAAGGTAAATTATTGCTGGTTGAAGATGACCATCCACTCAGGGAAGCGCTAGTAGATACCTTGCTGCTGGCGCAATATGAATGTGTCGATGTTTGCTCGGCGGAAGATGCGATTATTAAACTTAAAGCCGAATCTTTCGATCTTGTCATAAGCGATGTACAGATGCAGGGGATAGGCGGCATAGGTCTGCTTAACTATCTTAAGCAGAATCAAGCTCAGCTCCCCGTACTTTTGATGACAGCTTATGCAACCATAGATAATGCCGTTAATGCCATAAAACTTGGTGCGGTAGATTATCTCGCTAAACCCTTCGCTCCAGAGGTATTGCTGAATCAGGTCTCTCGTTATCTGAAGCCTAAGCTTGTGCAGAATATGCCAATCGTCGCCGATGAAAAAAGCCTCGCCTTGTTAAATCTGGCTAAAAAGGTGGCTTCATCGGATGCATCAGTGATGATCATGGGACCGAGTGGCTCAGGTAAAGAGGTACTAGCTCGATATATTCACCAACATAGCGCTCGTGAAAATGGCCCTTTTATCGCGATAAATTGTGCCGCTATACCTGAAAATATGTTGGAAGCCACCCTCTTTGGCTACGAGAAGGGAGCCTTTACTGGTGCATATCAAGCTTGCCCGGGTAAGTTTGAGCAAGCACAGGGAGGGACTATATTACTAGATGAAATCACCGAATTGGATTTAAGCCTACAAGCAAAATTGTTGAGGGTATTACAGGAAAGGGAAGTTGAGCGGCTTGGAGGGCGTAAAAGCATAAAGTTAGACATTAGAATCTTGGCAACATCCAATCGCGATCTGAAAGCTGTGGTCGCGTCAGGGGAATTTCGCGAAGATCTCTATTATCGAATTAATGTATTTCCACTGGTTTGGCCGTCATTGAGCCAGAGACCAGCAGATATTTTGCCTCTGGCACGTCATCTATTGGCGCGCCATGGTGCTCAATCTGGACTCATACCGATCCCAACCTTAGATGAGACAGCCTGTAGACGCTTGTTGACTCACAGATGGCCAGGCAATGTGAGGGAGCTGGATAATGTGATACAGCGCGCCTTAATCTTGACCTGTGGTGCGCAGATTACCGGCTCTGATATTGTTCTCGATACTCAGGAGGCTCTTATTAGTCATGAGCCTGTAGAGCAGCAATTACAATCAGTAAATAAACCGGCTGAACTCGATGCATTAGGTGATGAGCTTAAAGCGCAGGAGCATGTGATTATTCTTGAAACGCTGAATATGTGTCAGGGCAGTAGAAAGCTCGTTGCCGAAAAACTAGGGATCAGTGCCAGAACCCTAAGATATAAGATGGCCAAAATGAGAGACATGGGCATAGAGATACCTGCATAG
- the fliF gene encoding flagellar basal-body MS-ring/collar protein FliF, with translation MVVGSESTLANDQLAGGVQEENKSGGSGMFGGVDMLRQITMILALAICLALAVFIMLWAQEPEYRPLGQMDTQEMVKVLDVLDKNKINYQINVDVIKVPEDQYQAVKLLLSREGIDSASSQNDYLSQDSGFGVSQRMEQARLKHSQELNLARAIEELRSISRAKVILAIPKENVFSRNRAKPSATVVLNVRRGGLGQEEVDAVVDIVASAVQGLIPTRVTVTDSNGRLLNSGSQDAVSARARRELELVQQKEVEYRTKVQSILMPILGPENFTSQVDVTMDFTAVEQTSKRYNPDLPALRSEMTVENNSDGGSASGIPGALSNQPPMESDIPQDALNAEETSSASRGSSHREATRNFELDTTISHTRQQVGTVRRVSVSVAVDYKSGAAGEDGQINRVPRTELELSNIRRLLEGAVGFSTQRGDVLEVVTVPFMDQLLEEAPAPELWEQPWFWRALKLGVGGMIILALILFIVRPMLKRLIYPDSANIPDEPKFGDELAEIEDQFASDTLGMLNRPEAEYSYADDGSILIPDLHKDDDMIKAIRALVANEPELSTQVIKGWLQQDEQ, from the coding sequence ATGGTAGTAGGTTCTGAGTCTACGTTGGCAAATGATCAGCTAGCGGGTGGGGTCCAGGAAGAAAATAAATCTGGTGGCTCTGGTATGTTTGGCGGGGTCGATATGTTGCGTCAGATCACCATGATACTCGCGCTAGCGATCTGTTTGGCCTTAGCTGTATTTATCATGCTTTGGGCTCAAGAGCCGGAATACAGACCTCTGGGACAAATGGATACCCAAGAGATGGTCAAGGTATTGGACGTCTTAGATAAAAATAAGATCAATTATCAGATAAATGTAGATGTTATCAAGGTACCTGAAGATCAGTACCAGGCTGTTAAGTTGTTATTGAGCCGAGAAGGTATCGACAGTGCTTCGAGTCAAAATGATTACTTGAGTCAAGACAGTGGTTTCGGTGTGAGCCAGAGAATGGAGCAGGCCAGACTCAAACACAGCCAAGAGTTGAACTTGGCTAGGGCAATTGAAGAGCTCAGAAGTATCAGTCGAGCTAAGGTTATTCTGGCTATCCCTAAAGAGAATGTCTTCTCCAGAAATCGCGCTAAACCCAGCGCAACTGTGGTACTCAATGTTCGTCGAGGCGGGCTGGGCCAAGAAGAAGTCGATGCCGTGGTCGATATAGTCGCTTCTGCCGTTCAAGGCTTAATCCCCACTCGTGTAACTGTCACTGATTCAAATGGCCGGTTATTAAACTCAGGTAGCCAAGATGCAGTGTCGGCAAGGGCAAGACGAGAGTTAGAATTAGTACAGCAAAAAGAGGTGGAATACAGGACTAAGGTTCAATCGATTCTAATGCCGATTCTAGGGCCTGAGAATTTTACCTCTCAAGTCGATGTCACCATGGACTTTACCGCAGTAGAGCAAACATCAAAGCGCTACAACCCAGACCTTCCGGCCCTTAGAAGTGAAATGACCGTGGAGAATAACTCGGATGGCGGTAGTGCATCAGGGATCCCTGGAGCCTTATCTAATCAGCCGCCTATGGAGAGCGATATTCCACAGGATGCGTTAAATGCTGAAGAGACAAGTTCAGCAAGTCGCGGCTCATCCCATAGAGAAGCCACTAGAAACTTTGAGCTCGATACGACCATCAGCCATACCAGACAGCAGGTTGGTACGGTAAGACGTGTCAGTGTTTCTGTTGCGGTGGATTATAAAAGCGGTGCAGCCGGAGAAGATGGTCAAATTAATCGAGTGCCAAGAACCGAACTCGAGTTATCGAATATTCGCCGCTTGTTAGAAGGCGCCGTAGGTTTTAGTACTCAACGTGGTGATGTGCTTGAAGTGGTGACCGTTCCCTTCATGGATCAGCTTCTGGAAGAAGCCCCTGCTCCAGAGTTGTGGGAGCAACCTTGGTTCTGGCGAGCACTAAAACTGGGTGTGGGTGGGATGATTATTCTTGCATTAATTCTGTTTATCGTCAGGCCTATGCTCAAACGTCTTATCTATCCCGATAGCGCCAATATTCCCGATGAGCCTAAATTTGGTGATGAACTGGCTGAGATCGAAGATCAATTTGCATCGGATACCTTGGGAATGCTCAATCGTCCAGAAGCTGAGTATAGCTATGCTGATGACGGTTCGATTTTGATACCGGATCTTCATAAAGATGATGATATGATTAAAGCAATTAGAGCATTAGTCGCAAATGAACCTGAGTTATCTACCCAGGTGATAAAAGGTTGGTTACAACAAGATGAGCAATAA
- the fliH gene encoding flagellar assembly protein FliH, with protein sequence MKPDSEGKPIENESGPSETEFTHWQIPDVTVAAAEDVSNLFGRRTAQKIDVEEAQSILPPTLIEIEEIREQAEQEGFAQGKEEGFQTGVESGRLEGLKQGHEEGLKQGIEQGLSEGLEQAKVLVSRFESLLEQFEKPLALLDTEIEQELVSLTMKLARAVIGNDLKTHPEHVLAALRLGVDSLPLKEQGISIRLHPDDYNLVQELYSASQLEKNRWELESDPSLAPGDCVINSQRSSVDMRLEHRITTVLEEMTHHLQHLNQSQEQQQQALPSHTSPQVKQNLTDETDTESEAQHSYQENNGSVAPQSEEAASAGTVKSEPSGQEDTLKQNEPHVTASKDSEGVKQDEQSPKPATE encoded by the coding sequence ATGAAACCAGATAGTGAAGGTAAACCCATAGAGAATGAGTCTGGTCCATCCGAGACCGAGTTCACTCATTGGCAAATCCCAGATGTTACCGTTGCAGCAGCCGAAGATGTGTCTAATTTGTTCGGCCGTAGAACGGCGCAGAAAATTGATGTGGAAGAAGCTCAATCCATTTTACCCCCCACACTGATTGAAATTGAAGAGATACGTGAGCAAGCCGAGCAGGAAGGTTTTGCTCAGGGAAAAGAGGAAGGTTTTCAGACTGGCGTAGAAAGTGGCCGGTTAGAAGGCTTGAAACAAGGCCATGAAGAGGGGCTGAAACAGGGGATTGAGCAAGGTCTTAGTGAAGGACTCGAGCAAGCCAAAGTCTTAGTTTCACGATTTGAGTCCTTGTTGGAACAATTTGAAAAACCCTTAGCCTTGCTAGATACCGAGATTGAGCAAGAATTAGTCTCATTAACGATGAAATTAGCCCGCGCCGTCATAGGTAACGATTTGAAAACTCATCCAGAGCATGTATTAGCCGCACTGAGGCTAGGGGTAGATTCGCTGCCGTTGAAGGAGCAAGGGATAAGTATTCGCTTGCATCCCGATGATTATAATTTGGTTCAAGAATTATATAGCGCAAGTCAGTTAGAAAAAAATCGATGGGAATTGGAGTCTGATCCGAGTCTGGCACCTGGTGATTGTGTGATAAACAGTCAGAGAAGTAGTGTCGATATGCGACTCGAACATAGGATCACTACAGTTTTAGAGGAGATGACTCATCATCTTCAACATCTCAATCAATCCCAAGAGCAGCAACAGCAGGCCTTACCGTCTCACACAAGCCCACAAGTTAAGCAGAATTTGACTGATGAAACAGATACAGAATCTGAGGCTCAGCATTCATATCAAGAAAATAATGGCTCAGTGGCTCCACAATCTGAGGAAGCGGCATCAGCTGGCACCGTAAAGAGTGAGCCTAGTGGACAAGAAGACACACTGAAGCAAAATGAACCACACGTTACAGCATCTAAAGATTCAGAAGGCGTAAAACAAGATGAGCAATCGCCAAAGCCTGCTACTGAATAA
- the fliI gene encoding flagellar protein export ATPase FliI, protein MSNRQSLLLNKIRQQHDKVHPFLAEASGQLIRVVGLTLEATGCRAPIGSLCSIETLVGDLVAEVIGFDDNILYLMPIEELRGVLPGAKVTPLGEQTGLNVGLSLLGRVLDGNGQPLDNLGRLQTDQKAPRHSPTINPLARRAITEPLDVGVRAINAMLTVGKGQRMGLFAGSGVGKSVLLGMMTRGTTADIIVVGLVGERGREVKEFIEEILGEEGRARSVVVAAPADTSPLMRLRACETSTRIAEYFRDLGYNVLLLMDSLTRYAQAQREIALAVGEPPATKGYPPSVFAKLPKLVERAGNGGPGQGSITAFYTVLTEGDDLQDPIADAARAILDGHIVLSRSLADSGHYPAIDVEASISRVAPMVISTEHLESMRRVKQVYSLFQQNKDLISIGAYTQGSDPRIDNAIRLQPAMNAFLRQKMKESLSFDSCHLMLSQLSAQCKV, encoded by the coding sequence ATGAGCAATCGCCAAAGCCTGCTACTGAATAAAATCAGACAGCAACATGATAAAGTTCATCCATTTCTGGCTGAGGCCAGTGGACAGTTGATCCGAGTGGTAGGGTTAACACTCGAAGCCACAGGTTGTCGGGCCCCGATCGGCAGCTTATGTAGCATAGAAACCTTGGTCGGAGACTTGGTCGCCGAGGTGATAGGTTTCGATGATAATATCCTCTATTTAATGCCTATTGAAGAGCTCAGAGGCGTACTGCCCGGCGCCAAGGTTACCCCTCTAGGTGAGCAAACCGGACTCAATGTCGGTCTTTCATTATTAGGCCGGGTGCTCGATGGCAATGGTCAACCCCTAGATAATTTAGGCCGATTACAAACCGATCAAAAAGCGCCAAGACATTCACCTACCATCAACCCTTTAGCCCGAAGAGCGATCACTGAACCTTTAGATGTAGGGGTTAGGGCGATAAATGCCATGTTAACTGTGGGCAAAGGTCAGAGGATGGGGCTGTTTGCTGGTTCCGGCGTGGGTAAGAGCGTGCTACTTGGCATGATGACGCGAGGCACTACCGCCGACATAATAGTTGTGGGCTTAGTGGGAGAGCGAGGCCGAGAAGTTAAAGAGTTTATCGAAGAGATCCTTGGGGAAGAGGGGCGTGCTCGCTCTGTGGTGGTGGCAGCCCCCGCCGATACTTCTCCACTTATGCGTCTTCGGGCCTGTGAAACATCCACAAGAATTGCAGAATACTTTAGAGACCTAGGCTATAACGTATTGCTGCTTATGGATAGCTTGACTCGTTATGCTCAGGCTCAACGGGAAATAGCACTGGCAGTCGGTGAGCCTCCCGCGACGAAAGGCTATCCGCCTTCGGTGTTTGCTAAGTTACCTAAATTGGTTGAAAGAGCAGGTAATGGTGGTCCGGGTCAGGGCTCTATTACAGCGTTTTATACCGTATTAACCGAAGGTGATGATCTTCAAGATCCCATTGCCGATGCGGCAAGAGCAATTCTTGACGGACACATAGTCTTGTCGAGATCATTAGCCGATTCAGGCCATTATCCTGCAATTGATGTCGAAGCCTCGATTAGCCGTGTCGCACCTATGGTGATCAGCACAGAGCATTTGGAGTCGATGCGACGTGTTAAGCAAGTATATTCTCTGTTTCAACAGAACAAAGATCTTATCTCCATCGGGGCATACACTCAGGGCAGCGACCCTAGAATTGATAATGCGATACGGCTTCAACCAGCGATGAATGCATTTTTAAGGCAAAAGATGAAGGAGTCACTCAGTTTTGATTCTTGCCACCTGATGCTTTCTCAGTTAAGTGCTCAGTGTAAGGTGTGA
- the fliE gene encoding flagellar hook-basal body complex protein FliE, translated as MQIGANSLLQEMQSLSGEIKPSGFNSGFSSPITQQVSNTSGSDFGQLLSQAIGTVGELQANSGSLASRLDMGDTRVTLSDTVIAREKASVAFEATVQVRNKLVEAYKEIMSMPV; from the coding sequence ATGCAGATTGGAGCCAACTCATTATTACAAGAGATGCAGTCTCTTAGTGGTGAAATAAAGCCTTCTGGATTCAATTCCGGTTTCAGTTCACCGATCACCCAGCAAGTCAGTAATACTTCAGGCAGCGATTTTGGCCAGCTTCTGTCCCAGGCTATAGGCACCGTCGGTGAGCTTCAGGCAAATTCTGGTTCATTGGCCAGCCGTCTGGACATGGGGGATACCAGAGTGACACTTTCTGATACCGTAATCGCCAGAGAAAAGGCCAGTGTTGCATTCGAAGCGACTGTGCAGGTTAGAAATAAGTTAGTTGAAGCTTATAAAGAAATTATGAGCATGCCTGTCTAG
- the fliL gene encoding flagellar basal body-associated protein FliL, which translates to MAEEESLELEENEQPKSKSKLIVFGVIGLVLVLIIAGALWFFMGTSDSPTDSEDLDGAEEIQEPMNTGEAFYVGMPRPFLFNLPGANRSRLVEIKVQLMVRGADDDVLIKKHIPLIEDALLTTFSSADVQKLSTLAGKDEMRQLALLNVQNTLLPVTGRKIVEKVLFTGFVMQ; encoded by the coding sequence ATGGCCGAAGAAGAATCCTTAGAACTAGAAGAAAATGAACAACCGAAAAGTAAGAGTAAATTGATTGTGTTCGGTGTTATTGGCCTAGTGTTAGTGCTTATTATAGCCGGGGCTTTGTGGTTTTTTATGGGGACAAGTGATAGCCCTACAGACAGTGAAGATCTAGATGGCGCCGAAGAAATCCAAGAGCCTATGAATACAGGGGAAGCCTTCTATGTAGGCATGCCAAGACCATTTCTGTTTAACCTTCCGGGGGCTAATCGCTCTAGACTGGTAGAGATAAAAGTGCAGTTGATGGTACGTGGTGCTGACGATGATGTACTCATTAAGAAACACATTCCCTTGATTGAAGACGCACTACTGACGACGTTTAGCAGTGCCGATGTTCAAAAGCTAAGTACCCTTGCTGGCAAAGACGAGATGCGTCAATTGGCATTACTCAATGTTCAGAATACGCTGCTACCTGTGACTGGGCGTAAAATTGTGGAGAAAGTCCTGTTTACCGGTTTCGTTATGCAGTAG
- the fliJ gene encoding flagellar export protein FliJ, producing the protein MAKKDPLLTVLKLTSEAEEQAALQLKSAQLAFQKCQSQLEALRNYRLDYMKQMESHHGKTISASYYHQFHQFVRQVDEAITKQLTSVADADTQRVHRQEYWQEKQQKRKAVELLLEHKAQKARQEELKLEQKMADEFASQQFYRKRRQR; encoded by the coding sequence ATGGCTAAGAAAGATCCTCTTCTTACTGTATTAAAACTGACTAGCGAAGCTGAAGAGCAGGCGGCACTGCAGTTGAAATCGGCTCAATTAGCATTTCAAAAGTGCCAGAGCCAACTCGAGGCGCTGCGCAACTATCGCTTAGACTATATGAAACAGATGGAGAGCCATCATGGTAAGACTATCAGTGCCAGTTATTATCATCAATTTCATCAATTTGTACGCCAAGTAGACGAAGCTATTACCAAGCAGCTAACCTCGGTCGCCGACGCAGATACTCAGAGAGTTCATAGACAAGAGTATTGGCAAGAGAAACAACAAAAACGTAAGGCTGTTGAATTGCTATTGGAACATAAAGCCCAGAAGGCCAGGCAAGAAGAGTTGAAGCTAGAACAAAAGATGGCGGATGAGTTTGCGTCACAACAATTTTATCGAAAAAGGCGTCAAAGGTAA